Proteins encoded by one window of Nocardioides euryhalodurans:
- a CDS encoding GlxA family transcriptional regulator, giving the protein MAHRVVIVALPGTFVLDLAVAAQAFGRRPSVFSKIRDETEEPYDVRVCGGGALGTSLGFSMSELGPLSELADAETVIVPGLEAPWVPQDPALLAAVATAAARGARMVSLCAGAFVLGQAGVLDGRKVTTHWALAEEFRSAFPAAELVEHAMYVDDGSVLTSGGMLASADLCLHILRLDHGQAYANDVSRILISPPHRVGGQAQYATSTTRPLTGPLAPAMEWMLDNLAEPLTLQIVARHVHMSPRTLERRFRTETGESLQAWISRQRVERARALLEETDLTITNVAHTSGFGSTQAMRRHFLLHTGASPRDYRAAFRAPLPV; this is encoded by the coding sequence GTGGCCCACCGCGTCGTGATCGTTGCCCTGCCAGGCACCTTCGTGCTCGACCTCGCCGTGGCCGCCCAGGCATTCGGCCGCCGGCCGTCGGTCTTCTCCAAGATTCGTGACGAGACCGAGGAGCCGTACGACGTGCGTGTCTGCGGCGGCGGCGCGCTCGGCACCTCGCTCGGCTTCTCGATGAGCGAGCTGGGCCCCCTCTCGGAACTGGCCGATGCAGAGACCGTCATCGTGCCCGGCCTCGAGGCGCCGTGGGTGCCCCAGGACCCAGCCCTGCTGGCGGCCGTGGCCACCGCGGCAGCGCGCGGTGCCCGTATGGTGTCGCTGTGCGCCGGAGCCTTCGTGCTCGGCCAGGCCGGGGTCCTCGACGGCCGCAAGGTCACGACGCACTGGGCGCTGGCCGAGGAGTTCCGGTCCGCGTTCCCGGCCGCAGAGCTCGTCGAGCACGCCATGTACGTCGACGACGGCTCGGTGCTGACCTCCGGCGGCATGCTCGCCTCGGCCGACCTGTGCCTGCACATCCTCCGGCTGGACCACGGCCAGGCCTACGCCAACGACGTGTCGCGCATCCTGATCAGCCCGCCGCACCGGGTCGGCGGACAGGCGCAGTACGCGACCTCCACGACCCGCCCGCTGACCGGTCCCCTGGCGCCGGCGATGGAGTGGATGCTCGACAACCTCGCGGAGCCGCTGACCCTCCAGATCGTGGCTCGGCACGTGCACATGAGCCCCCGCACTCTGGAACGGCGGTTCCGAACCGAGACGGGCGAGAGCCTCCAGGCATGGATCTCGCGGCAGCGAGTCGAACGGGCGCGGGCACTGCTGGAGGAGACGGACCTGACCATCACGAACGTGGCTCACACGTCGGGGTTCGGCTCCACCCAGGCGATGCGTCGGCACTTCCTCCTGCACACAGGCGCGAGCCCTCGCGACTACCGCGCAGCCTTCCGGGCGCCCCTGCCCGTGTGA
- a CDS encoding alpha/beta hydrolase, giving the protein MTTHPDTIVLVHGFWVTPRSWEHWITHYEAKGYRVLAPGYPGFDVEVEELRANPQIILDVTVPDIIAEIEDILAGLDSKPIIIGHSAGGAFTQILLDHGYGAAGVAMNSAPTEGVRVVPPSQVKSTFPVLKSPGNRKRAIGLNYEQWRYAFTNTFPEEEARATYERYHIPANGGILWGSVLANFQPGHQDTWVDYRNDKRAPLLFVSASEDHIMPPSVQRSNAKHYKSDTVTEVKEYDGYAHLLPAQHGWQAIADEVLEWAIAHAR; this is encoded by the coding sequence ATGACGACACATCCGGACACCATCGTCCTGGTCCACGGCTTCTGGGTCACCCCGAGGAGCTGGGAACACTGGATCACCCACTACGAGGCCAAGGGCTACCGCGTCCTGGCGCCGGGCTACCCGGGTTTCGATGTCGAGGTCGAGGAGCTACGGGCGAATCCGCAGATCATCCTCGACGTCACCGTCCCGGACATCATCGCCGAGATCGAGGACATCCTCGCCGGCCTCGACAGCAAACCGATCATCATCGGCCACTCCGCAGGCGGCGCATTCACCCAGATCCTGCTCGACCACGGCTACGGCGCCGCCGGCGTCGCCATGAACTCGGCTCCCACCGAAGGCGTGCGGGTCGTGCCACCGTCCCAGGTGAAGTCCACATTCCCCGTCCTCAAGAGCCCCGGCAACCGGAAGCGGGCCATCGGCCTGAACTACGAGCAGTGGAGGTACGCGTTCACCAACACCTTCCCCGAGGAGGAGGCGCGCGCGACGTACGAGCGCTACCACATCCCCGCCAACGGCGGGATCCTCTGGGGCAGCGTGCTCGCCAACTTCCAGCCCGGCCACCAGGACACCTGGGTCGACTACAGGAACGACAAGCGAGCACCGCTGCTGTTCGTCTCCGCCTCGGAAGACCACATCATGCCGCCGTCGGTGCAGCGGTCGAACGCCAAGCACTACAAGTCCGACACGGTCACCGAGGTCAAGGAGTACGACGGCTACGCCCACCTGCTGCCCGCCCAGCACGGCTGGCAGGCGATCGCGGACGAGGTGCTCGAATGGGCGATCGCGCACGCCCGGTGA
- a CDS encoding TRAP transporter substrate-binding protein yields the protein MRKLRPSLVLATVGVCALFASGCAEPLNGPSLVLTLATPDQPGDPDALHVEHFVDEVQRLSEGTIRIDPQWDAEPEGVHDWDQHVARSVADGEFDLALVPGRAWDELGVATLRALDTPLLVTSLDLVESVLTSDLRGELMAGLPRAGVVGLDIFPSELRHPFGYGKPLLDADDYRDAVIRAPTSATTRMFLERLGATVVDDPPDPRVQRGDESSYR from the coding sequence ATGCGGAAGCTCCGCCCGTCGCTGGTCCTGGCCACGGTCGGCGTGTGCGCACTCTTCGCCTCGGGCTGCGCGGAGCCCCTGAACGGCCCGTCCTTGGTGCTGACACTGGCGACGCCCGACCAGCCTGGCGACCCTGACGCGCTTCACGTGGAGCACTTCGTGGACGAGGTGCAACGCCTCTCGGAGGGCACGATCCGCATCGACCCGCAGTGGGACGCGGAACCCGAGGGGGTGCACGACTGGGACCAGCACGTGGCCCGCAGCGTCGCCGACGGCGAGTTCGACTTGGCGCTGGTGCCCGGTCGCGCCTGGGACGAGCTCGGTGTCGCCACCCTCCGCGCGCTGGACACGCCCCTGTTGGTCACGAGCCTCGACCTGGTCGAGTCAGTACTCACCAGCGACCTGCGCGGGGAACTGATGGCCGGTCTGCCCAGGGCGGGGGTGGTCGGTCTCGACATCTTCCCCAGCGAGCTGCGGCATCCCTTCGGCTACGGCAAGCCACTGCTCGACGCGGACGATTACCGTGACGCGGTCATCAGGGCGCCGACCTCCGCCACGACCAGGATGTTCCTCGAGAGGCTGGGCGCGACGGTCGTGGACGACCCGCCGGACCCTCGAGTGCAGCGCGGTGACGAGTCGAGCTACAGATAG